Proteins from a single region of Hymenobacter aquaticus:
- a CDS encoding aminotransferase class V-fold PLP-dependent enzyme yields MYTFNPGPSQVYPELRGYLQDAFDEGWLSAPHRGERFTGLMRQTVADLKTKLNIPQDYTVFFLSSATECWEVLAQDLTPTKSFHLYSGAFGEKWFEYAKALRPHSVGQQFGIDEVPEVYTLPLPDDSVDLVCITQNETSNATQLRDGFVLNLYNRLGNALLAVDATSSLGGIQLKYIKADIWFGSVQKCFGLPAGLGIMVLSPRAVARFRQINERSHYNSLVSQYEKMLNFQTTHTPNVLGIYLLSRVLTDREPIKAVHQHLIDRATKLYDYFDQATQLTPLVTNPETRSTTVIGLQGPPALIDEVKRRALAQGLQLGNGYGTWKSGSLRIANFPAIPDAAYEQLVQFFAREFA; encoded by the coding sequence ATGTATACATTCAACCCCGGCCCGTCGCAGGTGTATCCTGAGCTGCGCGGCTACTTGCAGGATGCTTTCGACGAGGGCTGGCTCTCGGCCCCGCACCGCGGCGAGCGGTTCACGGGCCTGATGCGCCAGACCGTGGCCGACCTGAAAACCAAGCTCAACATTCCGCAGGACTACACCGTGTTTTTCCTGAGCTCGGCCACCGAGTGCTGGGAGGTGCTGGCCCAGGACCTGACGCCTACCAAGAGCTTCCACCTCTACAGCGGGGCCTTCGGCGAAAAGTGGTTTGAGTACGCCAAGGCCCTGCGCCCCCACAGCGTCGGCCAGCAGTTCGGCATCGACGAAGTGCCCGAAGTCTATACCCTGCCCCTGCCCGACGACTCGGTCGACCTGGTCTGCATCACCCAGAACGAAACCAGCAACGCCACCCAGCTGCGCGACGGGTTCGTGCTGAACCTCTACAACCGCCTCGGCAACGCCCTGCTGGCCGTGGACGCCACGTCCTCCCTGGGCGGCATCCAGCTCAAGTACATCAAGGCCGACATCTGGTTTGGCTCGGTGCAGAAGTGCTTTGGCTTGCCCGCCGGCCTGGGCATCATGGTGTTGTCGCCCAGGGCCGTGGCGCGCTTCCGCCAGATCAACGAGCGGAGCCACTACAACAGCCTGGTGAGCCAGTACGAGAAGATGCTCAACTTCCAGACCACCCACACGCCCAACGTGCTCGGCATCTACCTGCTGAGCCGGGTGCTCACCGACCGGGAGCCCATCAAGGCCGTGCACCAGCACCTGATTGACCGCGCCACCAAGCTCTACGACTACTTCGACCAGGCCACCCAGCTCACCCCGCTGGTTACGAACCCCGAAACCCGCTCCACCACCGTCATCGGCTTGCAGGGCCCGCCCGCCCTCATCGACGAGGTGAAGCGCCGCGCCCTGGCGCAGGGCCTGCAGCTGGGCAACGGCTACGGCACCTGGAAATCGGGCTCGTTGCGCATCGCCAACTTCCCCGCCATTCCCGACGCGGCCTACGAGCAGCTGGTCCAGTTCTTCGCCCGCGAATTCGCCTGA
- a CDS encoding DUF6044 family protein, with protein sequence MRAPHRLLPPLGWALLALLLFLLPFLLLREQSYVTIDDNLDAELSIPYLLTRHHVALDYRPEAVVPAIMNGLPRNALRPGLSLTVLLFGLLEPLPAYLVQQALVRVLALLGMYVLLRRHLLPARRPLAAALSLAWAVLPFYSMYGLTVLGQPWLLHAFLNLRRGSARWPDWLLIAAFPLWSMFVFVGPFVVAGIGALLLADVVRGRRWSWPVVGGLGLLVAMYLVVEYPLFYSLLLARQFVPHRLEFDLSQLSPQGVGVGLKATAQYFFMGQYHASRFFHGVILLAIAAACCWPGGSGRAYRGTLLGLLGVLVAVALFCGFYPQLVGQVQEAVPALRTFNLSRFHFLTPLLWFVLLAWSLQALPQPKLVMALVVMQLMVGLAMNTEWVNNLRQLAGRLPATEPSYHAYVAPGLFAQVRQVIERQTGLVPARYRVACLGLPPAVAQLNGFYTLDSYQNNYPLPYKHAFRPLIAGELAKSPPLRAYFDAWGNRCYLFSAELGKNFRVGAFPGRVVQDFAFNAAAFRHLGGRYVLAAARLAQPARSGLVLRHDFSARNAYWHLYLYEVQPQATPGGPGPGGAAKTVKIP encoded by the coding sequence ATGCGCGCACCTCATCGTCTTCTTCCCCCCCTGGGCTGGGCTTTGCTGGCCCTGCTGCTGTTTCTGCTGCCGTTTCTGCTGCTGCGGGAGCAGAGCTACGTGACCATCGACGACAACCTCGACGCCGAGCTGTCGATTCCCTACCTGCTCACCCGCCACCACGTCGCCCTCGATTACCGCCCCGAGGCTGTGGTGCCGGCCATTATGAACGGGCTGCCGCGCAACGCCCTGCGCCCGGGCCTGAGCCTGACGGTGCTGCTGTTTGGCCTGCTCGAGCCGCTGCCGGCCTACCTCGTGCAGCAGGCCCTGGTGCGGGTGCTGGCCCTGCTGGGCATGTACGTGCTGCTGCGCCGCCACCTGCTGCCGGCGCGCCGCCCGCTGGCGGCAGCCCTGAGTCTGGCCTGGGCCGTGCTGCCCTTCTACTCCATGTACGGCCTCACGGTGCTGGGCCAGCCCTGGCTGCTCCATGCTTTCCTGAACCTGCGCCGCGGCTCCGCCCGCTGGCCCGACTGGCTGCTGATTGCCGCCTTCCCGCTGTGGTCGATGTTCGTGTTCGTGGGGCCGTTCGTGGTGGCCGGCATCGGGGCGCTGCTGTTAGCCGACGTCGTGCGCGGCCGGCGCTGGTCGTGGCCGGTGGTGGGCGGACTGGGGCTGCTGGTGGCCATGTACCTGGTCGTGGAGTACCCGCTGTTCTACTCGCTGCTGCTGGCCCGGCAGTTTGTGCCCCACCGCCTGGAATTTGACTTAAGCCAGCTAAGTCCGCAGGGGGTAGGGGTGGGGCTGAAGGCTACGGCGCAGTACTTCTTCATGGGTCAGTACCACGCCAGCCGTTTCTTCCACGGGGTCATCTTGCTCGCCATTGCGGCAGCCTGCTGCTGGCCGGGCGGCTCGGGGCGGGCGTATCGGGGCACCCTGCTCGGGCTGCTGGGCGTGCTGGTGGCGGTGGCCTTGTTCTGCGGTTTCTACCCCCAGCTGGTAGGGCAGGTGCAGGAAGCCGTGCCCGCCCTGCGCACCTTCAACCTAAGCCGCTTTCACTTCCTGACTCCGCTGCTGTGGTTTGTGCTGCTGGCCTGGAGCCTGCAAGCCTTACCGCAGCCTAAGCTGGTTATGGCCCTGGTTGTCATGCAGCTAATGGTGGGCCTGGCCATGAACACGGAGTGGGTCAACAACCTGCGCCAGCTGGCGGGCCGCCTGCCGGCCACCGAGCCCAGCTACCACGCCTACGTAGCCCCGGGCCTCTTCGCCCAGGTGCGGCAAGTCATTGAGCGGCAAACCGGGCTGGTGCCGGCCCGCTACCGGGTGGCCTGCCTGGGTTTGCCCCCGGCCGTGGCCCAGCTCAACGGCTTCTACACCCTCGACAGCTACCAGAACAACTACCCGCTGCCCTACAAGCACGCCTTCCGGCCCCTCATTGCCGGCGAGCTGGCCAAGAGCCCCCCGCTGCGGGCCTACTTCGACGCCTGGGGCAACCGGTGCTACCTGTTTTCGGCCGAGCTGGGCAAGAATTTTCGCGTGGGCGCGTTTCCCGGGCGGGTAGTGCAGGATTTCGCCTTTAACGCCGCCGCCTTCCGGCACCTCGGCGGCCGTTACGTGCTGGCTGCCGCCCGGTTAGCGCAGCCGGCCCGCAGCGGTTTGGTTCTGCGCCACGATTTTTCGGCTAGGAACGCGTACTGGCACCTGTATCTTTACGAAGTGCAGCCGCAAGCAACCCCCGGCGGCCCGGGCCCCGGCGGGGCCGCAAAAACCGTCAAAATTCCCTAG
- the xerD gene encoding site-specific tyrosine recombinase XerD: MSTWSISIKQFEGYLQLEKSLSANSVEAYVRDIGKLRQYLEISKLPASPAQVTTRILRDFLAWLGELGMSATSQARTLSGIKAFYSFMIMEDLLTLDPTDTLEAPKTGRKLPDTLSYEEITRVLEAVDMSTNEGTRNRAILETLYASGLRVSELTELRLSNLYADQGFVRVTGKGNKERLVPIGRDALKHIGFYISGVRCHLEIEPGHEDFVFLNRRGTKLSRVMIFNIIKDVVDKAGIGKVVSPHTFRHSFATHLIEGGADLRAVQEMLGHESITTTEIYTHLDRDYLRQIITEFHPRS, translated from the coding sequence ATGTCCACCTGGTCCATCAGCATCAAACAGTTCGAAGGCTACCTCCAGCTGGAAAAGTCGCTTTCCGCCAATTCGGTGGAAGCCTACGTGCGCGACATCGGCAAGCTGCGCCAGTACCTGGAAATCTCGAAGCTGCCGGCCTCGCCGGCCCAGGTTACCACCCGCATCCTGCGCGACTTCCTGGCCTGGCTCGGCGAACTGGGCATGAGCGCCACCTCCCAGGCCCGCACCCTGTCGGGCATCAAGGCCTTCTACAGCTTTATGATCATGGAGGACTTGCTCACCCTGGACCCCACCGACACGCTGGAAGCACCCAAAACCGGCCGCAAGCTGCCCGACACGCTCAGCTACGAGGAAATCACGCGGGTGCTGGAGGCCGTGGATATGAGCACCAACGAGGGCACCCGCAACCGGGCCATTCTGGAAACCCTGTACGCCTCGGGCCTGCGCGTGTCGGAGCTGACCGAGCTGCGCCTGTCCAACCTCTACGCCGACCAGGGCTTCGTGCGCGTCACGGGCAAGGGCAACAAGGAGCGGCTGGTGCCCATCGGCCGCGACGCGCTGAAGCACATCGGCTTCTATATCAGCGGGGTGCGCTGCCACCTCGAGATTGAGCCCGGCCACGAGGATTTCGTGTTTCTGAACCGGCGCGGCACCAAGCTTTCCCGGGTCATGATTTTCAACATTATCAAGGACGTGGTCGATAAGGCCGGCATTGGCAAGGTCGTCAGCCCGCACACGTTCCGCCACAGCTTTGCCACCCACCTCATCGAGGGCGGGGCCGACCTGCGGGCCGTGCAGGAAATGCTGGGCCACGAGAGCATCACCACCACCGAAATCTACACCCACCTCGACCGGGACTACCTGCGCCAGATCATCACCGAGTTTCACCCCCGCAGCTAG
- a CDS encoding tRNA1(Val) (adenine(37)-N6)-methyltransferase, with protein sequence MANTYFRFKHFTIEQDQCAMKVCTDACVLGAAAELTTATRILDVGTGTGLLALFAAQRNATATVEAVEIAPDAARQASHNVARSPWADRVRVHPLSLAQFAATSPAPFDHILSNPPFFRRALRSPDAARTTARHTAPDTLSFGELARFAADFLTPAGALTILLPPPEMQQFEREAAHAGLYPAARLVLHHRPGSKALRHITRFSRRAEAADTRALPIHPAGTDDYSPEFRQLLRGFYLAF encoded by the coding sequence GTGGCCAATACCTATTTCCGTTTCAAGCACTTTACCATCGAGCAGGACCAGTGCGCCATGAAGGTGTGCACCGATGCCTGCGTGCTGGGGGCCGCCGCCGAGCTGACTACCGCCACCCGCATCCTGGACGTGGGCACGGGCACGGGCCTGCTGGCGCTGTTTGCCGCCCAGCGCAACGCCACGGCTACCGTCGAGGCGGTGGAAATTGCCCCCGATGCCGCCCGCCAGGCCAGCCACAACGTGGCCCGGAGCCCCTGGGCCGACCGGGTGCGGGTGCACCCGCTGAGCCTGGCGCAGTTTGCCGCCACCTCCCCCGCCCCGTTCGACCATATCTTGAGCAATCCGCCGTTTTTCCGCCGCGCGCTCCGCTCGCCCGACGCGGCCCGCACCACCGCCCGGCACACCGCTCCCGATACCCTCTCGTTTGGGGAGCTGGCCCGCTTTGCCGCCGACTTCCTGACGCCCGCCGGCGCCTTGACTATTCTGTTGCCCCCGCCGGAAATGCAGCAGTTTGAGCGCGAGGCCGCCCACGCCGGCCTCTACCCGGCCGCGCGCCTGGTGCTGCACCACCGGCCCGGCAGCAAGGCCCTGCGGCACATCACCCGCTTCAGCCGCCGCGCCGAAGCCGCCGACACCCGCGCGCTGCCCATTCACCCCGCCGGCACTGATGACTACTCGCCCGAGTTCCGGCAGCTGCTGCGCGGCTTTTACCTGGCTTTCTGA
- a CDS encoding MarC family protein: MFSLKEIFSVTLTLFAVIDILGSIPIIIQIRQREGKIHSEKATLVAGVLMVVFLFLGQSILSLFGVDYQSFALAGAIIIFLIGMEMILGIELFKNDPTTRTGSIVPLAFPIIVGAGTMTTLLSLRAAYSLPNVLVGIGLNLVFVFLVLKSSAWIERKLGKAGEDILRRVFGVILLAIAIKLFKSNF, translated from the coding sequence ATGTTTAGTCTCAAGGAAATCTTCTCGGTTACGCTCACGCTGTTTGCGGTGATTGACATTCTGGGCTCCATCCCGATTATCATTCAGATCCGGCAGCGCGAGGGCAAGATTCACTCCGAGAAGGCCACGCTGGTGGCGGGCGTGCTGATGGTGGTGTTCCTGTTTCTGGGCCAGAGCATCTTGTCCCTGTTTGGGGTCGACTACCAGTCGTTTGCCCTGGCCGGGGCCATCATCATCTTCCTCATTGGCATGGAGATGATCCTGGGCATCGAGCTGTTCAAGAACGACCCCACGACGCGCACCGGCTCCATCGTGCCCCTGGCGTTTCCCATCATCGTGGGCGCCGGCACCATGACGACGCTACTGAGCTTGCGGGCGGCCTACTCCCTGCCCAACGTGCTGGTGGGCATCGGCCTGAACCTGGTCTTCGTCTTCCTCGTGCTCAAAAGCTCGGCCTGGATTGAGCGCAAGCTCGGCAAAGCCGGCGAAGACATCCTGCGCCGCGTGTTCGGCGTCATCCTGCTGGCCATTGCCATCAAGCTGTTTAAATCGAACTTCTAA
- a CDS encoding ATP-binding cassette domain-containing protein: MLSIRNLGKSYGSQPVLRHVDLDLRPGTIHGLVGANGAGKTTLLHCLYGLLTDYTGQIRETTGLAIREHTGVLPYEPYFYPRLTGREYLEFSLQARRRPLIDFSAWNTLLELPLDHYAEEYSAGMKKKLALLGLLVQDFRYLILDEPFNGLDMGTNLLLKEILLRLRAQGRGILLTSHLLGTLTETCDEITLLAGGTVQRHYSAAQFPDLTADLLDVHYQDKLAQVARLLP; the protein is encoded by the coding sequence ATGCTTAGCATTCGAAATCTGGGCAAGAGCTACGGTAGCCAGCCCGTGCTGCGCCACGTTGATCTGGATCTGCGGCCGGGCACGATTCACGGCCTGGTGGGGGCCAACGGGGCGGGCAAAACCACCCTGCTGCACTGCCTCTACGGCCTGCTGACCGACTACACCGGGCAGATTCGGGAAACCACGGGCCTGGCTATCCGGGAGCATACCGGCGTGCTGCCCTACGAGCCGTATTTCTACCCCCGGCTCACGGGCCGCGAGTACCTGGAGTTCAGCCTGCAGGCCCGCCGCCGGCCCCTGATCGACTTTTCGGCCTGGAACACGCTGCTGGAGCTGCCCCTCGACCACTACGCGGAAGAGTACTCGGCGGGCATGAAGAAAAAGCTGGCTTTGCTGGGGCTGCTGGTGCAGGATTTCCGCTACCTGATTCTGGACGAGCCCTTCAACGGCCTGGATATGGGCACCAACCTGCTGCTCAAGGAAATCCTGCTGCGGCTGCGGGCCCAGGGGCGGGGCATCCTGCTCACCTCGCACCTGCTGGGCACCCTCACCGAAACCTGCGACGAAATCACGCTGCTGGCCGGCGGCACCGTGCAGCGCCACTACTCCGCCGCCCAGTTTCCCGACCTCACCGCCGATTTGCTCGACGTTCATTACCAGGACAAGCTGGCCCAGGTGGCCCGCCTGCTCCCGTAA
- the aroQ gene encoding type II 3-dehydroquinate dehydratase → MQILIINGPNLNLLGRREPGIYGSRSFDDYLPELRAAFPDFTLEYFQSNHEGELIDKIHEVGFSYHGIVLNAGAYTHTSLALADALAAINVPVVEVHLSNVAAREEIRHKSLIGKNCLGSISGFKLESYRLALHYFDNMRPKRVGFKV, encoded by the coding sequence ATGCAAATCCTCATCATCAACGGCCCCAACCTGAACCTGCTGGGCCGCCGCGAGCCGGGCATCTACGGCTCCCGCTCCTTCGACGACTACCTGCCCGAACTGCGCGCCGCCTTCCCCGACTTCACCCTGGAGTACTTCCAGAGCAACCACGAGGGCGAGCTGATCGACAAGATTCATGAGGTGGGCTTCTCCTACCACGGCATCGTGCTCAACGCCGGGGCCTACACCCACACCAGCCTGGCCCTGGCCGACGCGCTGGCCGCCATCAACGTGCCCGTAGTGGAAGTGCACCTCTCCAACGTGGCCGCCCGCGAGGAAATCCGCCACAAAAGCCTGATCGGCAAAAACTGCCTCGGCAGCATCAGCGGCTTCAAGCTGGAGAGCTACCGCCTGGCCCTGCACTACTTCGACAACATGCGCCCCAAGCGCGTGGGCTTTAAAGTTTAA
- a CDS encoding FtsK/SpoIIIE family DNA translocase, translated as MAKNTYKQNPPAAPGRGNEPRPARNQARPAAEPAREPRPSAPKAAPKASPRGVKLPSMKLGNPFAFLRDRRFQLFLGFFFLLSSIYLTIAFVSFLFTGHADQSVVEGLSSTPVKEAGQESGNWLGLVGAMLAQLLIYKGFGVAAFAVIPIVFFLGYKIVFRRADVSLSYVLALCLFSMIWLSMLLGYVVLSLEAPDADSGLAHSLDFLSGGIGYEAALWLDSLIGWGTVLLLAFLLISFVVYFFNVTSLNLRRSEADDEDEPAVAPASGNQPFRTAAASAAPAAAFEDEEEEEPAPEMTLRHVGPVASPAVAAAAARAVTLAPEPEDEPGFADEDEEEAPFSTGPVTASGPAFSIAAPDPAPALAASAAAVPLTVAPVVAASLASASATVAAAGAALSAAPKGPSFSFETPTDPEPLSVAPSSIPTPLSMADLAGDDDAPLPASLPLPAPRETAGPALQIESKPGELDPAAGADMAAIADDDEDMDTMPAVNYDPTLDLSRYQYPTLELLNDYGVAKAQVSKEELEANKDRIVETLGHYGINIASIKATIGPTVTLYEIVPDAGVRISKIKSLEDDIALSLAALGIRIIAPIPGKGTIGIEVPNTKKEMVSIRSVFATDKFINTEMDLPISFGRTITNEVFVVDLAKMPHLLMAGATGQGKSVGLNVILASLLYKRHPAQLKFVLVDPKKVELSIFNKIERHFLAKLPDTEEAIITDTKKVVNTLNSLCMEMDKRYDLLKDAGCRNLKEYNRKFIERRLNPKKGHRFMPFIVLVIDELADLMMTAGKEVETPIARLAQLARAIGIHLIVATQRPSVNVITGIIKANFPCRISFKVTSKIDSRTILDAGGADQLVGQGDMLISQGSDIIRVQCAFIDTPEVDRLCDFIGEQQGYPDAYLLPEVAGESGGGNGGDEDFDAASRDSMFEEAARVIVTHQQGSTSLLQRRLKLGYNRAGRLIDQLEHAGIVGPFEGSKAREVLIPDEYSLEQLLNTLPKS; from the coding sequence ATGGCAAAAAATACGTACAAGCAGAACCCTCCGGCGGCCCCTGGCCGGGGCAATGAGCCCCGGCCGGCGCGCAACCAGGCCCGGCCCGCCGCCGAGCCGGCCCGGGAGCCGCGCCCCAGCGCGCCCAAAGCCGCGCCCAAAGCGTCTCCCCGCGGCGTAAAGCTGCCTTCCATGAAGCTGGGCAACCCGTTTGCCTTCCTGCGCGACCGGCGCTTCCAGCTGTTTCTGGGCTTTTTCTTCCTGCTCAGCTCGATTTACCTGACCATTGCCTTCGTCTCGTTCCTGTTTACCGGGCACGCCGACCAGAGCGTGGTGGAGGGCCTGAGCAGCACGCCGGTGAAGGAGGCCGGGCAGGAATCGGGCAACTGGCTGGGGCTGGTGGGCGCCATGCTGGCCCAATTGCTGATTTACAAGGGCTTCGGCGTGGCGGCCTTCGCCGTAATTCCCATCGTGTTTTTCCTGGGCTACAAAATCGTGTTTCGGCGCGCCGATGTGTCGCTGAGCTACGTGCTGGCCTTGTGTCTGTTCTCGATGATCTGGCTGAGCATGCTGCTGGGCTACGTGGTTTTGTCCTTGGAAGCCCCCGACGCCGACTCCGGCCTGGCCCATAGCCTCGACTTTCTGAGCGGCGGCATCGGCTACGAAGCGGCCCTGTGGCTCGACAGCCTCATCGGTTGGGGCACCGTGCTGCTGCTGGCCTTCCTGCTGATTTCCTTCGTGGTGTACTTCTTCAACGTGACCAGCCTGAACCTGCGCCGCAGCGAGGCCGACGATGAGGACGAGCCGGCCGTAGCCCCCGCAAGCGGCAACCAGCCGTTCAGAACAGCGGCTGCTTCCGCCGCCCCCGCCGCGGCCTTCGAAGACGAGGAAGAAGAGGAGCCCGCCCCGGAAATGACCCTGCGTCACGTGGGGCCCGTGGCTTCGCCCGCCGTGGCGGCGGCGGCGGCCCGCGCAGTTACCCTGGCCCCGGAGCCGGAAGACGAGCCCGGGTTTGCCGACGAGGACGAAGAGGAAGCGCCCTTCAGCACCGGCCCGGTCACGGCATCCGGCCCGGCCTTCAGCATTGCCGCTCCCGATCCGGCTCCGGCCCTGGCCGCCAGCGCCGCCGCTGTCCCACTGACCGTAGCGCCGGTGGTGGCGGCCAGCCTGGCCAGCGCCTCGGCTACCGTGGCGGCAGCCGGCGCGGCTCTGAGTGCCGCCCCCAAAGGCCCGAGCTTCTCCTTTGAAACGCCCACCGACCCCGAGCCGCTGAGCGTGGCCCCGTCGAGCATTCCCACGCCCTTGTCGATGGCTGACCTGGCCGGCGACGACGACGCGCCCCTGCCGGCCTCGCTGCCGCTGCCGGCTCCGCGCGAAACGGCCGGTCCGGCCCTGCAAATCGAGAGCAAGCCCGGCGAGCTGGACCCCGCCGCCGGCGCCGACATGGCCGCCATTGCCGACGACGACGAGGACATGGACACCATGCCCGCCGTCAACTACGACCCCACGCTGGACCTCTCGCGCTACCAGTACCCCACCCTGGAGCTGCTCAACGACTACGGCGTGGCCAAAGCCCAGGTGAGCAAAGAGGAGCTGGAAGCCAACAAGGACCGCATCGTCGAAACCCTGGGGCACTACGGCATCAACATCGCCAGCATCAAGGCCACCATCGGGCCCACGGTCACGCTCTACGAAATCGTGCCCGACGCCGGGGTGCGCATCAGCAAGATCAAGAGCCTGGAAGACGATATTGCTTTGAGCCTGGCCGCGTTGGGCATCCGTATCATCGCGCCCATTCCGGGCAAGGGCACCATCGGTATTGAGGTGCCGAACACGAAGAAGGAGATGGTGAGCATCCGCTCGGTATTCGCCACCGACAAGTTCATCAACACCGAAATGGACTTGCCGATTTCCTTCGGCCGCACCATTACCAACGAGGTCTTCGTGGTCGATTTGGCCAAAATGCCTCACCTGCTCATGGCCGGCGCCACGGGTCAGGGTAAGTCGGTGGGTTTGAACGTTATTCTGGCCTCGCTGCTCTACAAGCGTCACCCCGCCCAGCTCAAGTTCGTGCTCGTCGACCCCAAAAAGGTGGAATTGAGCATCTTCAACAAGATTGAGCGTCACTTCCTGGCCAAGCTGCCCGACACCGAGGAGGCCATCATCACCGACACCAAGAAGGTGGTGAACACGCTCAACTCGCTGTGCATGGAGATGGACAAGCGTTACGACCTGCTCAAGGACGCGGGCTGCCGCAACCTGAAGGAGTACAACCGCAAGTTCATCGAGCGGCGGCTCAACCCCAAGAAGGGCCACCGCTTCATGCCCTTCATCGTGCTGGTTATCGACGAGCTGGCCGACCTGATGATGACGGCCGGCAAGGAAGTCGAGACGCCCATTGCCCGCCTGGCCCAGCTGGCCCGGGCCATCGGCATTCACCTGATTGTGGCCACCCAGCGCCCATCGGTGAACGTTATTACCGGCATCATCAAGGCCAACTTTCCCTGCCGGATTTCCTTCAAGGTAACCTCCAAGATTGATTCCCGTACCATCCTCGACGCCGGCGGCGCCGACCAGCTCGTGGGCCAGGGCGACATGCTTATTTCCCAGGGTTCCGACATTATCCGCGTGCAGTGCGCCTTTATTGATACGCCCGAGGTGGACCGCCTCTGCGACTTTATCGGCGAGCAGCAGGGCTACCCCGACGCTTACCTGCTGCCCGAAGTGGCCGGGGAAAGCGGCGGGGGCAACGGCGGCGACGAAGACTTCGACGCCGCCTCCCGCGACAGTATGTTCGAGGAAGCCGCCCGCGTCATCGTTACCCACCAGCAGGGCAGCACCTCTTTGTTGCAGCGCCGCCTGAAGCTGGGCTACAACCGCGCCGGCCGCCTGATCGACCAGCTCGAGCACGCCGGTATCGTGGGGCCCTTCGAGGGCAGCAAGGCCCGGGAGGTATTAATTCCGGACGAATACAGTTTGGAACAGTTGTTGAATACCCTGCCCAAAAGTTAG
- the rnhA gene encoding ribonuclease HI: MIQLFTDGSSRGNPGPGGYGTILRYGPHEKEITQGFRLTTNNRMELLAVIVGLEAVTRPEIPITVTTDSKYVVDAVEKKWVFGWAAKADFGKKANEDLWRRFLKIYKQRKVQFRWVRGHNGHPENERCDALAVRSAVHGPLLIDAGYEAAAQLP; this comes from the coding sequence ATGATTCAACTCTTCACCGACGGCTCGTCGCGCGGGAACCCCGGGCCGGGCGGCTACGGAACCATTCTGCGCTACGGGCCCCACGAAAAGGAAATTACCCAGGGCTTCCGCCTCACCACCAACAACCGCATGGAGCTGCTGGCCGTCATCGTGGGCCTGGAGGCCGTGACGCGCCCCGAAATCCCGATTACCGTCACCACCGACTCGAAGTACGTGGTAGATGCCGTGGAGAAAAAGTGGGTGTTTGGCTGGGCCGCCAAGGCTGATTTTGGCAAAAAGGCCAACGAGGACCTGTGGCGGCGCTTTCTGAAGATCTACAAGCAGCGCAAGGTGCAGTTCCGCTGGGTGCGGGGCCACAACGGCCACCCCGAAAACGAGCGGTGCGACGCCTTGGCCGTGCGCAGCGCCGTGCACGGCCCCCTGCTCATCGACGCGGGCTACGAAGCCGCCGCCCAGCTGCCGTAA
- a CDS encoding acyltransferase family protein, translating to MKPASYFPALTGLRAVAAFCVFFFHFPPVAAGGPALQRVLHAVCREGHLGVSLFFTLSGFLICRRYYRVQFGGRELAGYALRRWARIYPVFFLVTTLTFVGTRLFLADNGLQLYLVNITLLKGFAADWAFTGVAQTWSLTVEECFYLLAPLLFWLGRRFSPGVWPGVILALLGLGGWLYATPNFTFANAHFMLVATLFGRSTEFLLGAAFALLPPSRVGRRATWLGSIGLIVLVAALTAIQLHTGNVSIDTAPGVAVNHLLLPAATGLLLYGLATEITALQGLLSSTPLQVAGRASYCFYLLHMGLWHDWLVRWLPAGGPAAVQVALVFVLTLAAAILLYYLVEKPLHGLLLRRLAPGPQAPSAVPF from the coding sequence ATGAAGCCGGCCTCCTACTTCCCCGCCCTGACGGGGCTGCGGGCAGTGGCGGCCTTCTGCGTCTTTTTCTTTCACTTCCCGCCCGTAGCGGCGGGCGGCCCGGCGCTGCAACGAGTGCTGCACGCGGTGTGCCGCGAAGGACACCTGGGCGTATCCCTGTTCTTCACGCTCAGCGGCTTCCTGATTTGCCGGCGCTACTACCGGGTACAGTTCGGGGGCCGGGAACTGGCCGGCTACGCGCTGCGGCGCTGGGCGCGCATCTACCCGGTGTTTTTCCTGGTCACGACGCTCACTTTTGTGGGTACAAGGCTGTTTCTGGCCGACAACGGGCTCCAGCTCTACCTGGTCAACATCACGCTGCTCAAGGGCTTCGCGGCCGACTGGGCCTTCACCGGCGTGGCCCAAACCTGGTCGTTGACGGTGGAGGAGTGCTTTTACCTGCTGGCGCCGCTGCTGTTCTGGCTGGGGCGGCGCTTTTCGCCGGGGGTCTGGCCGGGCGTGATACTGGCGCTGCTGGGGCTGGGCGGCTGGCTGTACGCCACCCCGAACTTTACCTTCGCCAACGCCCATTTCATGCTGGTAGCTACCCTCTTCGGGCGCAGCACCGAGTTTCTGCTGGGCGCGGCCTTTGCCTTGCTGCCCCCGTCGCGGGTGGGCCGGCGGGCCACGTGGCTGGGCAGCATCGGGCTGATAGTGTTGGTAGCCGCGCTGACGGCCATTCAGCTGCACACCGGCAACGTCAGCATCGATACGGCCCCGGGCGTGGCCGTCAACCATCTGCTGCTGCCCGCCGCTACCGGCCTGCTACTCTACGGCCTGGCCACGGAAATCACCGCGCTGCAAGGCCTGCTGAGCAGCACCCCGCTACAGGTGGCGGGCAGGGCCTCCTACTGTTTCTACCTGCTGCACATGGGCCTGTGGCACGATTGGCTGGTGCGGTGGCTGCCCGCCGGGGGCCCGGCCGCAGTACAGGTTGCGCTGGTGTTCGTGCTGACCCTGGCGGCGGCCATCCTGCTGTATTACCTGGTCGAAAAGCCCCTGCACGGCCTGCTGCTGCGCCGCCTGGCACCCGGTCCGCAGGCCCCGTCGGCGGTTCCTTTCTAA